A region from the Mercenaria mercenaria strain notata chromosome 7, MADL_Memer_1, whole genome shotgun sequence genome encodes:
- the LOC123555104 gene encoding cerebellin-4-like codes for MKSQMTLMNAMNVDLRNMMENSNMKIENKTDIKLKEVREDIEEKSKHSLDKIREVQNTLTKTSSDLQSAKSGINNRLNNAESRLSSVSSKLTSLEREQESQEDNFDGQISRLSNRISKEEARKVAFSAKLETKRSHYGKCEKIIFDEVVYSHGGGYSSSTGIFTAPKSGTYLFTFNVQGGYNNTAHVGLIVRGSWTTAAIVQGGPKRTGGNAGIAYLSSGDKVWIQTYNQQKYYIWPGRTTFNGILID; via the exons ATGAAATCTCAAATGACACTGATGAATGCTATGAACGTTGACCTCCGAAACATGATGGAAAACTCGAACATGAAAATCGAAAATAAAACcgacataaaattaaaagaagtaaggGAAGATATAGAAGAGAAATCAAAACATTCCTTAGACAAGATCCGTGAAGTACAAAATACTCTTACTAAAACAAGCTCAGATTTGCAAAGTGCTAAAAGTGGGATCAACAATCGGCTGAATAATGCGGAGAGCCGATTAAGTTCAGTGTCGTCAAAGCTTACCTCCCTTGAAAGGGAACAAG aaagCCAGGAAGACAACTTTGACGGTCAGATCAGCCGGCTGAGCAATAGAATTTCAAAGGAGGAAG CAAGGAAAGTAGCATTTTCCGCAAAACTAGAAACAAAACGCAGCCACTACGGTAAATGCGAAAAGATAATATTTGACGAGGTTGTGTACAGTCACGGTGGAGGGTACAGCTCATCAACGGGAATCTTTACAGCACCAAAATCCGGAAcgtatttgtttacattcaacGTGCAAGGCGGGTATAATAACACAGCTCATGTAGGGTTAATAGTACGCGGATCTTGGACAACAGCAGCTATTGTACAAGGCGGACCTAAACGTACAGGTGGGAATGCAGGTATAGCATATCTCTCCAGTGGTGACAAGGTTTGGATACAGACATACAATCAACAAAAGTATTACATCTGGCCTGGCAGGACAACATTCAATGGTATTTTAATTGACTGA